The genomic region TGGCTGAAAAGACACGCCGATAACacggatttaaaaaaatatatacgtgaAAACCGCTTTTCAATATCTTCCTTCCCTGAAGAGATAGGACCGCTAGAAATTACAGGCCcgaagcctgaggctgcactactgagacacTCCCATGCCAAAGCCCCATCTGCCCCCTACCTGGCCTAGAGCGTATGGTACGACCAAGGAGGTGGAATGCGATTTGACTCCATGACATCGCTGGATCTGAACctttcagtagtgcagcctcaggctttgggCCTGCAGCTTTGAGTGATGGTATCTCAGAGTAGGAGTAAGATATTAGAGGGCAGTGAAAGGGGCTTTTTAACTCTTACTCGTCAGGAAGCCAGAGAAGGCCCAGTTGATCCATCCGCCGATGAGGATCATGGGGAGGACGTTGGTGAGGTTGCCCTTCATCATATCCATCatcatggagggatctgtgggttgGGAAAAGGAGACACTGAGTCGGGTGACCGTACGGTGGGTGGTCTGCGTCCTGGAGGCGTTGGGTACCTACCTGTCATTGGGTTCTTCTGGATCACTTTCCTCTTGGTCTTCTTGAAGAAGCCGGTCTCTTCGTCATTGAAGTACAACTTCCTCATGAGGAACGACTGGACGAGAAAGGAGAAGGCCGTCATGCCCACCCCATGGAGCTCCGGAGGCTAGACCCCTGCAGGGCGTCACCATGACCGGGGTGGGATGGTCGCGGTGGTACTCACCTGCCTGGGGATGTATTTCCCGTTCTCCCTGAGGATTCGGCTCCGGATCAAAACCTGACTGAGGGATGGAAGGAGGACAGGTTAGGGAAAGAGCGGGGGAGGGGTGACAACTCAAAAGGGCCACAGACTACAGGGTACAAATCTGGGGCCACAAGTATGAGCAGGAGGAGACACAGCACAGGGGCCACATTATGGGAGGAAACAGCACAGGGGTCACATCAGTATGTGGGGGAGGAGTCACAGCACAGGGGCCACATTAGGGGAGTAAACAGCACAGGGGTCACATAAGTATGAAGGGGAGGAGTCACAGCATAAGGGCCACAGCTGCGGGGAGGAGGGGTGGACTGCAAGGTGCAAACCTGGGGCCACAAGTATGAGCAGGAGTCGCAGCACAGGGGGCCACATTAGTATGCGGGGGAGGAGTCACAGCACAGGGGCCACATTAGTAGGCGGGGGAGGAGTCGCAGCACAGGGGGCCACATTAGTATGCGGGGGAGGAGTCGCAGCACAGGGGGCCACATTAGTATGCGGGGGAGGAGTCGCAGCACAGGGGGCCACATTAGTATGCGGGGGAGGAGTCGCAGCACAGGGGGCCACATTAGTATGCAGGGGAGGAGTCGCAGCACAGGGGGCCACATTAGTGTGCGGGGGAGGAGTCGCAGCACAGGGGGCCACATTAGTGTGCGGGGGAGGAGTCGCAGCACAGGGGGCCACATGAGTGTGCGGGGGAGGAGTCGCAGCACAGGGGGCCACATTAGTGTGCGGGGGAGGAGTCGCATCACAGGGGGCCACATTAGTATGCGGGGGAGGAGTCGCAGCACAGGGGGCCACATTAGTATGCGGGGGAGGAGTCGCAGCACAGGGGGCCACATAACAGTCATAACCCAGCCAGAAGTAAGAGGAGCGACAGCTCAGGGGCCACATAAGCTGATCACACAGGGGCCCCACCTGTCACTCAGGGGCTCCAGCTCCGTCTTCTTCTCCCCTTGCAGCAGCCGGGTGACATGATGCCTCAGGAGTCCGCTATAGAAGGTGATGAACACGATGGGTAACACAACCCACAGCCGTATACTGGAGTCCAGCAGCAGCTCCGGGATAGCCATCTTGTCTGAGAGGTCAAAGCGGAAACACGCACACCACTTCCGGTTCGTCCGCCAGGAACAATCATGGCGGCGCGGGTGCCTAATACGTCATTTTTAGTCATGTGACTGAAGGAAGGCTGGGTGACGTCAGAGCCCGcgtggtgctgctgctgctgcctccaggctgctccagaCATGGAGGAGAAGGTCCTCAGGTACGAGGCCTTCCTGACGGACACTCTGCAGAGAGACCTGAGGTTCGTACCACGTGACTTCGGCGGCGGTCATGTGACTGGCTACATGCACGTGATCCTAGAACAGCTTTCAGGGGGATTTTAGGTGCGCACCTTGCTGTGTTAGGGGTGTGTGCGGTGTGTAAGGCCCCTCCCCCACATGGTGGTCACACCCACCAGGACCTGCTGAGAGGGCTCATTTATAACCTGCCAGGAAGGGTGCCCCTATACTGTGTCAGTCAGAGTGCCCTCATTTACAGGTGCCAGGAGGGGCACGCTGTATGCCCTATACACAGCCGAGCGGAGTACCCTTATTTACAAGTGCCCCCCATACACTTGCCTAATTGGGTGCCTATGAACAGTACCAGTCTGAGCTCCTCCATAGACAGTCCCAGCCTCAGACCTCCTATGAACAGTACCAGCCTGAGCCCCTCCATAGACAGTCCCAGCCTCAGACCTCCTATGAACAGTACCAGCCTGAGCCCCTCCATAGACAGTCCCAGCCTCAGACCTCCTATGAACAGTACCAGCCTGAGCCCCTCCATAGACAGTCCCAGCCTCAGACCTCCTATGAACAGTACCAGCCTGAGCCCCTCCATAGACAGTCCCAGCCTCAGACCTCCTATGAACAGTACCAGCCTGAGCCACTCCATAGACAGTCCCAGCCTCAGACCTCCTATGAACAGTACCAGCCTGAGCCCCTCCATAGACAGTCCCAGCCTCAGACCTCCTATGAACAGTACCAGCCTGAGCCCCTCCATAGACAGTCCCAGCCTCAGACCTCCTATGAACAGTACCAGCCTGAGCCCCTCCATAGACAGTCCCAGCCTCAGACCTCCTATGAACAGTACCAGCCTGAGCCCCTCCATAGACAGTCCCAGCCTCAGACCTCCTATGAACAGTACCAGCCTGAGCCCCTCCATAGACAGTCCCAGCCTCAGACCTCCTATAAACAGTACCAGCCTGAGCTCCTTCATAGACAGTCCCAGCCTCAGACCTCCTATGAACAGTACCAGCCTGAGCCCCTCCATAGACAGTCCTGGCCTTAGACCTCCTATGAACAGTACCAGTCTGAGCTCCTACATAGACAGTCCCAGCCTTAGACCTCCTATGAACAGTACCAGCCTGAGCCCCTCCATAGACAGTCCCAGCCTCAGACCTCCTATGAACAGTACCAGCCTGAGCTCCTCCATAGACAGTCCCAGCCTCAGACCTCCTATGAACAGTACCAGCCTGAGCCCCTCCATAGACAGTCCCAGCCTCAGACCTCCTATGAACAGTACCAGCCTGAGCCCCTCCATAGACAGTCCCAGCCTCAGACCTCCTATGAACAGTACCAGCCTGAGCCCCTCCATAGACAGTCCCAGCCTCAGACCTCCTATAAACAGTACCAGCCTGAGCTCCTTCATAGACAGTCCCAGCCTCAGACCTCCTATGAACAGTACCAGCCTGAGCCCCTCCATAGACAGTCCTGGCCTTAGACCTCCTATGAACAGTACCAGTCTGAGCTCCTCCATAGACAGTCCCAGCCTTAGACCTCCTATGAACAGTACCAGCCTGAGCCCCTCCATAGACAGTCCCAGCCTCAGACCTCCTATGAACAGTACCAGCCTGAGCCCCTCCATAAACAGTCCCAGCCTCAGACCTCCTATGAACAGTACCAGCCTGAGCCCCTCCATAAACAGTCCCAGCCTCAGACCTCCTATGAACAGTACCAGCCTGAGCCCCTCCATAAACAGTCCCGGCCTTAGACCTCCTATGAACAGTACCAGCCTGAGCTCCTCCATAAACAGTCCCAGCCTCAGACCTCCTATGAACAGTACCAGCCTGAGCTCCTCCATAAACAGTCCCAGCCTCAGACCTCCTATGAACAGTACCAGCCTGAGCCCCTCCATAAACAGTCCCAGCCTCAGACCTCCTATGAACAGTACCAGCCTGAGCTCCTCCATAAACAGTCCCAGCCTCAGACCTCCTATGAACAGTACCAGCCTGAGCTCCTCCATAGACAGTCCCAGCCTCAGACCTCCTATGAACAGTACCAGCCTGAGCCCCTCCATAAACAGTGCCGGCCTTAGACCTCCTATGAACAGTACCAGCCTGAGCTCCTCCATAGACAGTCCCAGCCTCAGACCTCCTATGAACAGTACCAGCCTGAGCCCCTCCATAGACAGTCCCAGCCTCAGACCTCCTATGAACAGTACCAGCCTGAGCTCCTCCATAAACAGTCCCGGCCTTAGTCCTCCTATGAACAGTACCAGCCTGAGCTCCTCCATAAACAGTCCCGGCCTTAGTCCTCCTATGAACAGTACCAGCCTGAGCTCCTCCATAAACAGTCCCGGCCTTAGTCCTCCTATGAACAGTACCAACCTGAGCCCCTCCATAAACAGTCCCGGCCTTAGTCCTCCTATAAACAGTACCAGCCTGAGCCCCTCCATAAACAGTCCCGGCCTTAGTCCTCCTATGAACAGTACCAGCCTGAGCCACTTCCATAAACAGTCCCACCCTTAACCCTCTCATGGACATTATCAGTCTTAACCCCCATAGACAGTGCCAGTCACCGACCCCTCTGTGAGCAGTGCCCGTCAGTACACCTGGCAGGTTTACAGGTCGCTTTGATGTTACGGTCACTTTCTAGATAAATCTTTCATTTGTCTCGTTTGCAGGCGAGTGCTGGAGAACCGTGACCGTGTGTATGAGAAGATCAGCCAGTACCTGCAGCTGAAGAACGTCATTGAGCGGCTGCAGGTGCAGGATTTAACCCTTTAACATCTCCATAGACCTTAGTGGCCAATATAGACTGATGGCTATGGGTTTTATGGTGCCTCAGGTTGGATTCATGGTGGAAAAATGCTGGCGCCCCCTTCTGGCCGGAAGTCTATTCCACATGCCAAATGTTTACATATCCCTGAGTTGCCCCCTCCTAtggaccccatagcagctgcatgcaCCACCCCTGGAGTATGTATGTCCTTGTGTTCATGAGACCTTTTTTATGTTCCTGCAGGAGTTGGAGTCGGGACCTCTTCAGACACAGGTCGACTTGGGCTGCAATTTCTATGTGAATGCTGAGGTGTGAGTGACCAGTACTACTCTCCTCAATCTTCTCTCTTCCTAACATGcaccatatactgtacatgatgTACAATATACAGAGAGGTTTCTCATGGCATTGAAGGATGCCATCGTCAGCCTGAACGGGCTGATAACAGGAGCTCGATAGCTCCACCATCGCCCAATGTGTTGCCGCCTCTTCCTGATGGATTCTTCTTTCACGTTCTTCCTCTATATTCACActctgctgttttttttcctcctcagCCCTGACTCCTCCAAGATATTTGTGGCTTtaggatttggatttttttctgaGCTGACTCTGGATGAAGCTCTCAGGTTTATCGAGAAGAAGAACAAAATGCTGACGGAGTAAGGAGGTTTATGGAACATCTGACTCTCGTTGTGTCTTCAGTGTAAACGTTATTGGGGTTGTCAGTACGAGCGGCCGTCTTTTAGCCTATTCCATCCTTTATTTCTTTAGTACTTGGCTTGTCTTGTCTCATATTATCTAGATCTGTTTATTTCAGCCTTGTACTGGCTGGTCTAGAATAGTCTGGTCTAATCTAGACTTCTCTAGGGTAGTCTTGTCTGATGTAGATTTGACTAGTATATTCTTTTCTAATCTAGATTTATCTAGAATAGTCATTCCAATCTAGATTTCTCTGATAGCCTGGTCTAATGTAGATTTGTCTAGGAAAGTCTTGTCTAATCTAGATGTGCCTAGGATAGTTTGTCTAATCTAGATGTGCATAGGATAGTTTGTCTAATCTAGATTTGCCTGGGATAGTTTTGTCTAATCTAGATTTGCCTAGGACAGCATTGTCTAGATTTGTCTAGGGTAGACTTGTCTAATCTACGATAGTCTTGTCTAATCTAGATTTGTATAGTCTTGTCTAATCTAGACTTGTCTAGAATAGTCTTGCCTAATCTAAATTTGCCTAAAATAGTCTTGTCTAATCTAGATTTGTGTAGGATAGTCTTGTCTGATGTAGATTTGTCTAGGATACAGTTGTCTAATCTACATTTGTCTACGATAGTCTTGTCTAATCTACATTTGCCCAGGATAGTTTTTTCTAGTCTAGAATAATCTTGCATAATCTAGATTTGCTTTAAAAAAGTCTTGTCTAATCTAGATTTGTGTATGATAGACTTGCCTAATCCAGATTTATCTATGATAGTCTTGTCTAACCTAGATTTGTCTACGATTATCTTGTCTAATCTACATTTGCCTACTATAGTCTTGTCTAATCTAGATTTGCCTAAAATAGTCTTGTCTAATCTAGATTTGTGTATGATAGTCTTGTCTAATCTAGATTTGTGTATGATAGTCTTGTCTAATCTAGATTTGTGTATGATAGTCTTGTCTAATCTAGATTTGTGTATGATAGTCTTGTCTAATCTAGATTTGTCTAGTGTAGTCTTGTCTAATCTAGATTTGTGTAGGATGGTCTTGTTTGATGTAGATTTGTCTAGGCTAGTCTTGTCTGATCTCAATTTTCCTTGTCTAGTGTAAATTTGTGTTATCTAGATGCGTCTAGACTACTCTTGTTTAATGTAGATGCATGTAGGCTAGTCTAATTCTTGATTTGCTAGCCAGATTTGTCTTGGATTGACTAGTGTATTCTCATATTATGTTGGATTAGTCTAGGCTGCGTGTTGATGAGATTTGTTTAGGTAAATTTTGGTTTCTCAAGTTTAAACTCAGCAGACCTAGAAAACACGAGACAAGACAAATCTAGATTGGTCTAGGCTTGTCAAATGTCATGTAGGTTTCTCTAGATTCATTTTGACTAACAGATGTAACTAGGCTAGTCATGTCTGATCTTGCCTAGTGCAGTCTTTTGATTTCTACATTTTTCTTGGTTTGATCGATATAGAAGAGACAGTCTGGATTACATCAGACAAGACACATCTAGATTTGTCAACTCTCATTTTATGTAGATTTGTCTATCTTACTCTTGTCTAATCTAGATGTATATAGACTAGTCACCTCTAACCTATATTTGTCTAGACCCCTCAAGTCTTACCCTGTGTAAA from Bufo gargarizans isolate SCDJY-AF-19 chromosome 9, ASM1485885v1, whole genome shotgun sequence harbors:
- the UXT gene encoding protein UXT; translated protein: MEEKVLRYEAFLTDTLQRDLRRVLENRDRVYEKISQYLQLKNVIERLQELESGPLQTQVDLGCNFYVNAEVPDSSKIFVALGFGFFSELTLDEALRFIEKKNKMLTEISEKLTTDAANIKAHIRLVLEGLRELQDLPNEPVNQ
- the EMC3 gene encoding ER membrane protein complex subunit 3, producing the protein MAIPELLLDSSIRLWVVLPIVFITFYSGLLRHHVTRLLQGEKKTELEPLSDSQVLIRSRILRENGKYIPRQSFLMRKLYFNDEETGFFKKTKRKVIQKNPMTDPSMMMDMMKGNLTNVLPMILIGGWINWAFSGFLTTKVPFPLTLRFKPMLQRGIELESLDASWVSSASWYFLNVFGLRSMYTLILGQDNAADQSRVMEDQMTGAAMAAPQDTNKAFKAEWEAMEITEHQWALENVEEDLVSKDLNLEQ